One part of the Treponema peruense genome encodes these proteins:
- the recQ gene encoding DNA helicase RecQ, with amino-acid sequence MNEVGYNLLMAKIRDLSAQTSFLFTGDDFSVEQDDSVQSGYKGTPEQILKSVFGYDSFRPLQRTVIQNVLDGRDTLAVMPTGGGKSLCYQIPALLSEGLTVVISPLIALMQDQVTQLESFGIAAAFINSSLEWNEYTAVCDRIRRGQIKLLYVSPEGLATERIRDLLHSRNVKLSCITIDEAHCISEWGHDFRPDYMEIASVREEFKGATCLALTATATKQVQNDIVRNLRMENPAVLVTSFNRPNIFLDVRRKNNPPLQVIDFIRSHKGQTGIVYCFSRRQVDELHAVLCESGIKALKYHAGLSDEERSRNQAAFISDRADVIVATVAFGMGINKPDVRYVIHYDMPKSVEQYYQEIGRAGRDGSPAEALLLYSPADIRKIRWFFSENADGTKSEKLLQGMIKYAESHTCRRRQLLSYFGEFNTEATTDQCCDICSSGGGEEKDMTVCAQKFLSCVLRTGERFGTHYVIDVLMGSKASRIVENGHNEISTWGIGRTLDRQKWLELCDCLIEYGLLAKTEEHSVLYVTDAGKQALRSRTEIRLPVSFDENSPKKSTAVLRKAPKQIPDDDKEGKRIEAELRRWRRMAADELNVPPYVIFGDKTLLDIATKKPKSQQELKECYGIGDSKAEKFGYFIIRITKN; translated from the coding sequence ATGAACGAAGTCGGCTATAATCTGCTTATGGCAAAAATTCGCGACTTGTCGGCACAGACTTCTTTTTTATTTACGGGTGATGATTTTTCTGTAGAACAGGATGATTCTGTCCAGTCCGGTTATAAAGGTACACCGGAACAGATTCTCAAAAGCGTGTTCGGTTATGACAGTTTCAGGCCGTTGCAGAGAACCGTTATCCAGAATGTTCTGGACGGAAGGGACACTCTTGCCGTAATGCCCACCGGCGGCGGAAAATCTCTCTGCTACCAGATACCTGCTCTTTTGTCAGAAGGACTCACGGTTGTAATTTCACCGCTCATTGCCCTGATGCAGGATCAGGTAACACAGCTTGAGTCTTTTGGGATCGCCGCCGCCTTTATCAATTCTTCACTGGAATGGAACGAATACACGGCCGTCTGCGACAGAATAAGACGCGGTCAGATAAAACTTCTCTACGTTTCACCCGAAGGTCTTGCTACAGAAAGAATACGCGATCTGCTTCACTCAAGAAACGTAAAACTCAGCTGCATTACAATAGATGAAGCACACTGCATAAGCGAATGGGGACACGACTTCAGGCCCGATTATATGGAAATTGCATCGGTGCGTGAAGAATTCAAAGGGGCAACATGCCTTGCACTGACAGCAACCGCAACAAAACAGGTTCAGAATGACATTGTACGCAACCTGCGCATGGAAAACCCGGCAGTTCTTGTAACAAGCTTCAATCGGCCGAATATTTTTCTTGACGTAAGAAGAAAAAACAATCCTCCCCTGCAGGTAATTGATTTTATACGCTCGCACAAAGGCCAGACAGGAATAGTATACTGCTTTTCACGAAGACAGGTAGATGAACTTCATGCTGTCCTCTGTGAAAGCGGAATAAAAGCCCTTAAATACCACGCAGGACTTTCTGACGAAGAGAGAAGCCGCAACCAGGCAGCATTCATAAGCGACAGGGCCGACGTGATTGTAGCAACAGTTGCCTTTGGTATGGGAATAAACAAACCCGATGTACGCTACGTAATTCACTATGACATGCCAAAGTCAGTTGAACAGTACTATCAGGAAATAGGACGCGCCGGCCGTGACGGAAGCCCCGCAGAAGCACTTCTTCTCTACAGTCCTGCAGACATTAGAAAAATAAGATGGTTTTTCAGCGAAAATGCAGACGGAACAAAGTCAGAAAAACTTTTGCAGGGAATGATAAAATATGCCGAATCCCACACATGCAGAAGACGGCAGCTTTTGTCTTACTTTGGGGAATTCAATACGGAAGCCACAACTGACCAGTGCTGCGATATATGTTCCAGTGGCGGCGGTGAAGAAAAAGACATGACTGTCTGCGCACAGAAGTTCCTTTCCTGCGTACTTCGTACAGGGGAACGGTTCGGGACACATTACGTTATTGACGTTCTTATGGGATCAAAGGCCTCACGCATTGTAGAAAACGGGCACAATGAAATAAGCACCTGGGGAATAGGCCGCACCCTTGACCGCCAGAAATGGCTGGAACTCTGCGACTGTCTTATAGAATACGGTCTTCTTGCAAAAACAGAAGAACATTCGGTCCTTTACGTAACAGATGCTGGTAAACAGGCGCTGCGTTCACGAACAGAGATCCGTCTGCCGGTGTCATTTGATGAAAATTCTCCCAAAAAGAGCACGGCTGTCCTTAGAAAAGCACCTAAGCAGATTCCTGATGATGATAAAGAAGGAAAACGCATAGAAGCAGAACTCAGACGGTGGAGAAGAATGGCGGCAGACGAACTCAATGTTCCGCCCTATGTCATTTTCGGAGACAAAACACTCCTTGACATAGCGACAAAAAAGCCGAAGTCGCAGCAGGAACTCAAGGAATGTTACGGAATAGGAGATTCCAAAGCCGAAAAGTTCGGGTATTTTATAATCAGAATCACAAAAAATTAA